The Acomys russatus chromosome 3, mAcoRus1.1, whole genome shotgun sequence genome has a window encoding:
- the Mrs2 gene encoding magnesium transporter MRS2 homolog, mitochondrial, translated as MPAMECLRCLPRLLPRAAQSRRVLCTAAARPNPAACCSRATPLLSGSQKATSAPLAAGAVHRFRSSDASQATLASVAQVFAVTKFDKEGNVTSFERKKTELYHELALQARDLRFQHVMSITTRNNRIIMRMEYLKAVITPECLLILDYRNLNLEQWLFRELPSQLAGEGQLVTYPLPFEFRAIEALLQYWMNTLQGKLSILQPLILETLDALVDPKHSSVDRGKLHVLLQNGKSLSELETDIKIFKESILELLDEEEVLEELCLSKWSDPEVFEKSSTGIDHAEEMELLLENYYRLAEDLSNEARELRVLIDDSQSIIFINLDSHRNVMMRLNLQLTMGTFSLSLFGLMGVAFGMNLESSLEEDHRVFWLITGIMFMGSGLIWRRLLSFLGRQLEAPLPPMMASLPKKSLVADRRMEVKNSLRPEGLGASRTLLASR; from the exons ATGCCCGCCATGGAGTGTCTGCGTTGCCTGCCCCGGCTGCTGCCTCGCGCCGCGCAGTCCCGGCGGGTCCTGTGCACCGCTGCTGCGCGCCCGAACCCCGCCGCCTGCTGCAGCCGCGCGACCCCGCTGCTCTCCGGGAGCCAGAAGGCTACGAGCGCGCCCCTCGCTGCCG GTGCTGTGCACCGCTTTAGAAGCTCTGATGCCTCTCAAGCCACTTTAGCCAGCGTGGCCCAGGTGTTTGCTGTG ACAAAGTTTGACAAAGAAGGAAATGTTACCTCTTTTG AGAGGAAGAAAACTGAGTTATACCATGAGCTAGCACTCCAAGCCAGAGACCTGAGGTTTCAGCACGTGATGAGCATCACCACCAGGAACAACAGGATCATTATGAGGATGGAG TATTTGAAGGCTGTGATAACTCCAGAGTGTCTTCTGATACTAGATTATCGGAATTTAAACTTGGAACAGTGGCTGTTCCGGGAACTGCCGTCACAGCTGGCTGGGGAAGGGCAGCTCGTCACATACCCGTTACCGTTTGAGTTCAGAGCTATTGAAGCACTCCTGCAGTATTGG ATGAACACCCTGCAGGGGAAGCTTAGCATCCTGCAGCCACTGATCCTGGAGACCCTGGATGCTTTAGTGGACCCCAAGCACTCTTCTGTGGACAGGGGCAAACTGCATGTCCTCCTGCAGAATGGCAAGAG TCTCTCCGAGTTAGAAACAGACATTAAAATCTTCAAAGAATCGATTTTGGAGCTCCTGGATGAGGAGGAGGTGCTGGAAGAGCTCTGTCTAAGCAAGTGGAGTGACCCAGAGGTTTT TGAGAAGAGCAGCACTGGGATTGACCATGCAGAGGAAATGGAGCTGCTGCTGGAAAACTACTACCGCTTAGCCGAGGACCTTTCCAATGAAGCTCGGGAGCTTCGGGTCCTGATTGATGACTCacagagcatcatcttcatcaaTCTAGACAG CCATCGCAATGTGATGATGAGGTTGAATCTCCAGCTGACCATGGgaaccttctctctctcactctttggACTAATGGGAGTTGCTTTTGGCATGAATTTGGAATCTTCCCTTGAAGAG GACCATCGTGTGTTCTGGCTGATTACAGGAATTATGTTTATGGGAAGTGGCCTCATCTGGAGGAGGTTGCTGTCGTTCCTTGGAAGACAGCTGGAAGCTCCTTTGCCCCCTATG ATGGCCTCCTTACCTAAAAAGAGCCTTGTGGCAGATAGAAGGATGGAAGTGAAAAACAGCCTCAGGCCAGAAGGACTTGGAGCAAGCAGGACTCTCCTGGCAAGCCGCTAG